The Pseudanabaena yagii GIHE-NHR1 genome segment GCTACAGAATTCTACAAGTACTAGGAAGTGGGGGCTTTGGGGATACTTACTTGGCTGAAGACATAGATTTACCAGGACATCCGAAGTGTGTTGTGAAGCAACTTAAGCCCAAGGATACTAGTCCACAGGTGTTGCCGATCGCTAAAAGTCTCTTTGAACGCGAAGCTGATTATCTCTACAAATTAGGTAATTCCCATTCTCAAATCCCTACATTATTTGCTCACTTTGAAGAAAATGGGGAATTCTTTTTAGTTCAAGAATTTGTGGATGGCTATAGCTTAGCCCAAGAAATTCCCATCGGTCGCAAACTATCGGAAAGTGACGCGATTACCTTATTGGTGGATATTCTCGAAGTACTTGCCTTTGTCCATCAGCATAATGTCATCCATCGTGATATTAAACTGGCTAACCTCATGCGTCGTCGTCAAGATGGCAAAATTGTCCTCATCGATTTTGGCGCAGTAAAGGATGTGGGCGCATTAGGAACCGATCCCCAAGGCAATACTAGTGTTACCGTTAGTATTGGTTCCCCAGGATATATGCCCAGTGAACAAGCAAGGGGGAAGCCTCGATTAAGTAGTGATGTCTATGCGGTGGGGATGATTGGTATTCAAGCCTTGACGGGCATTGCCCCAGACAGCTTACAGGAAGATCCGAATACTGGTGAAATTTTGTGGCGCGATCGCGCACAGGTCAGTCCTGAATTTGCCGCAATATTGCAAAAAATGGTGGCTTATCATTTTAACCAGCGCTATGAATCTGCGAGTGAAGCACTGCACGCCATGCGATCGCTGTCAGCCACTAACATCAACTTCATCAATACAGCCAATATTCCTGTCGTGAATATTGCTCCCACTGAAGCCATTACCCATCCTCCCTATCCATCATCAGGAGGAGCCGTACCACCCACCACTGCCCCCAATTCTGCTAATGGCGCAACTGCACCTATTCCTGCTCAAACCACTCCCCAAACTCCTAGAACAGATGCTCATCCAACTATTTCTGCACCTAGTCAATCTTCTAATTCTGTTAATCCAATTTTATGGATCGCTCTCATTGGCTTGACCTCAGTTTTTGCCGCGATCGCCACAGCGATGATCTTGCCCAAAATCACCAATCGTCAAGCAGACAGTAGTTCTAACAATTCTAATAATAGTTCTAAACCTGAAACCTCAACTACAACAACTGCTTCCATTTCTCCCACTGCCTCTCCCACCACTTCTCCAAGTAATACTCCTAGTGAATCCCCAAAATCTTCCCCAAGCACAGAAACCCCTAAACCAACAGCAACTCAAAGTGTTACCCCTAAACCTGAAACTCCTACCCCCATAGTCACTCAGACGGTAGTCCCCACAGCACCTCCTGACATGACAGGAACTGTTAGTTATGGTGCGATCGCCTTTTCATCCATCACTCAAGATAAAGGATATTCATGGAATTACTCTAACCAAAAAGCGGCTGAAGCTAGGGCTTTAAGCGAATGTGAAAGTGTTTCCAATGCGACAGATTGTCGAGTTCTAGTCTGGACAAGAAACGCCTGTATGTCTATTGCTGAAGGTTCTAACGGTGCAGCAGGCTCAGCTTGGTCAGTAAAATCCACTGAAGCGGAAAACCTAGCTAAGAAAGTTTGCAGAGATTATCAAGGCGTGAATTGTCAAGTCACACGCACAATTTGCTTACCAGTCCGTCAATAGTAAAATTTTTGTTTACAAATGAGTGCATACTCATTTGTAAACTCACCTCCTCTGATCAACTAATCGCTCTTTCTAAAGTTCTTAAAATAGTATTTTCTTGATTCTCCCAATTTAGTTGTGATTGGGCAGTTCTCAAAGCTGCTTGTTTAGATAGAAGTAGTTGAGGATAATTATTTACTAAATTATTAATGGCGTTTGCTAGTGCTATTGGATCGTTGCTTGGTATTAGTTGCCCAACTTCAGGGTACTGAGACAAAATTTCGCTTTGTCCTTCTGTATTCGTAGCAATTATAGCTAACCCAGCCTGTAAATACTGGAAAAGCTTGTTAGTAATCGTCAAGTTTCGACTAGGGATTGCAGTTGTTTCCAAAGCCAAGCCAATATCATGCTCAGCAATCCGCGATAGTAGTTCACCATTAGAAACAGTGGGGTGAATAAATAAGCGATCGCGCCATTCGTCAGGAATCTGTGGCTCCAACCACCGTCTCGAACTTTCTGGATAATTTCCGCGTAAATGTATTTCTATTGGTTGATGAATATATGGAAGTGATTGGAAAAGAACTTCCAACCCTCTACCTTGTCCTATAGTTTGGGAAAACCAATGAATTGAGATCAAATCAAGATTTTGGTGATCGCAAATTTTCCCATCTATTTGAGATCGCTCTGACCAAGGAAATACATTATAAATAGCTGTTGGCTTGGTAGCTTGATAAGCATTGGCTAGAGATTCAGCTAAGGCATGAGAGGTTGTTAAACAATATTTACATTTATGCATTAGATGTCTTTCCAGATTTCTTAACATATCAATAGGTCGATCAATACGCACCTCAGGCAAAAGATCCTCAGAAAACCAGTCTTCAAAATCGACTCCCACTTTAAATCCCTGAGCTAGTAACTGCTTCCCAATCCAAAGTCCAGATTCTGAATGGACAATAGTCAAATCTGCATGAACACTTTGGGCATATTTCAATATTCTCCTTATTCCATAACCAAGTAGTTCAGGCAAA includes the following:
- a CDS encoding protein kinase domain-containing protein; this translates as MLLGTTLRNRYRILQVLGSGGFGDTYLAEDIDLPGHPKCVVKQLKPKDTSPQVLPIAKSLFEREADYLYKLGNSHSQIPTLFAHFEENGEFFLVQEFVDGYSLAQEIPIGRKLSESDAITLLVDILEVLAFVHQHNVIHRDIKLANLMRRRQDGKIVLIDFGAVKDVGALGTDPQGNTSVTVSIGSPGYMPSEQARGKPRLSSDVYAVGMIGIQALTGIAPDSLQEDPNTGEILWRDRAQVSPEFAAILQKMVAYHFNQRYESASEALHAMRSLSATNINFINTANIPVVNIAPTEAITHPPYPSSGGAVPPTTAPNSANGATAPIPAQTTPQTPRTDAHPTISAPSQSSNSVNPILWIALIGLTSVFAAIATAMILPKITNRQADSSSNNSNNSSKPETSTTTTASISPTASPTTSPSNTPSESPKSSPSTETPKPTATQSVTPKPETPTPIVTQTVVPTAPPDMTGTVSYGAIAFSSITQDKGYSWNYSNQKAAEARALSECESVSNATDCRVLVWTRNACMSIAEGSNGAAGSAWSVKSTEAENLAKKVCRDYQGVNCQVTRTICLPVRQ
- a CDS encoding glycosyltransferase yields the protein MVKIFILIGGHLCTAPRPQKEAETLANAGYDVIVGGIWFSPELVERDRLLISQQKYKFEPIIDIQPNRKFINYWIRIQTKIAKEVFRRFKLFLPELLGYGIRRILKYAQSVHADLTIVHSESGLWIGKQLLAQGFKVGVDFEDWFSEDLLPEVRIDRPIDMLRNLERHLMHKCKYCLTTSHALAESLANAYQATKPTAIYNVFPWSERSQIDGKICDHQNLDLISIHWFSQTIGQGRGLEVLFQSLPYIHQPIEIHLRGNYPESSRRWLEPQIPDEWRDRLFIHPTVSNGELLSRIAEHDIGLALETTAIPSRNLTITNKLFQYLQAGLAIIATNTEGQSEILSQYPEVGQLIPSNDPIALANAINNLVNNYPQLLLSKQAALRTAQSQLNWENQENTILRTLERAIS